GCGCCGCGCGGTCACCGCACTGGAAAAGGCCGCGGCCGCATTCAAAGATGACCGCGACGATTCCTTGGCCCGCCACCACCAGGCGCAGACCGCGCTCTTTGCTGCCTGGCAGGCGCTTTCCGACGCCCACATCATCCGCGGCGGCCGCATCATCGACTCCCAGGGCGCCCACCTAGTAGAGCGCACCCTCGCGGCGCAGCACACCATCGTGGCGCATAATCGCGCCTTGGATTTGGGCGCCGATTCGGATCAGCTCACCGATAATGTCACCGACGTCGATCCGGATCGCACCGCCATCCCGCACACCCGCCCCACCGGCCGCTACCGCCTGTATCGCGCCGCGGTCCGGGATTCGCACGCCATGGTCACCACCCAAAAGATTGTCCTTTCCGCGGCCATTACCGTGCTGGTGGGCCTTACCCTCGGCTTCGACCGCCCGGACTGGGGCGTGGTCTCTGCCTTCCTCATGCTGCAATGGGGACCGGATCACGTGCCAGGCACCGTCCGCGGCATCCACCGCATGCTCGGCTCCGTCGTCGGCGTACTGCTGTTTTCTATCCTCCATTACTTTGGCATTCAAGGGTGGACGCTCCTGCTCGCGCTGGCCGCGTGCCAATTCTGCGCCGAAATCTTCGTGGCCAAGAACTACGCCATCTGCGTTATCTTCTCCACCCCGCTCGCCCTCCTCATGGGCAATTCCGCCACCCGTCCCCTGTGGCCGACCATCCAGGCCCGCTGCGGCGAAATCATCTTGTCCATCCTCATCGCCACCGCGGTGCTATGGCTGTGGCAGCGCAGCGCCCCCGTGCGCAATCAGGCTCGCCTGCAGGTCCGCGCGATGGAGTCCATGGCTACCCTGCTCGGCCTGCTCTTTGTCAATACCCCAGATGCCGTACTGTCCGCCCGCCGCGACCTGCAATACGAGCTGCTTTCAGAGCGCCGCGCCATCCAGTCCCTCGCCGTGGATAACCCCGATGCCGTGCGCCGATTCTGGGCCCGCCACATTGCCGTTCAGCATGCCGGCTACTTCCTGCTAGATTTCTGCACCACCCACCCGGACCGCACCGCCACCCGCGCGGAGCTTGATTCCCTCGTCCGCGAAATCCGCACCGCACGCGCCGCTTAAAACAGCGAGTACTCCTCTATAACTTCGTAGCGTGGGCCACCGCCGCGGCCCTCGCCGAGGTGCGATTGCATCAGGCACACTCGGTCCGCGCGAAATTCCGGCCCCCGATACACCGATAAAGCACGCACATAATCCGCTAGCGCCCACGGCTCGCGGGTGCGCCGGCCGGCACGCGCAACGGTGAGGTGGGGGCGGTGGTGGTTAAAGGGGACGTCGGCAAGCTGGCACTGCGCCATCAACTCCCGCACACCGCGCGCCTGCCCGCCGACGCCCACCCATAGCGTGCGCTGCTCAAAGCTCCCCGCCCCGCTCAGGTGCACATCCAACGCCGCGCGCCCAGCCACCGCGTGGGCTAGGTGCTCGCGCACCGCCGCGGCATCATTGGGCTGATCGCCATAAAAGGCCATGGTCATATGCCAATTATCCGGATCCGTCCAGCGCAGCTCGTTGGTGGTTGCCGCGTGGATGGGCCGCAGCGTATGCACCAAATGCTCGCGCGCGGCGGCCGAGGGCAATAGTGCAGCAAAGACGCGGATCATGGCCTAGCTGGCATAGACGTTGAGGCGCAGTTCCGCGTCCAGCAGGTGTTCTTCCTCGCGCTCAAAGACGGCGAAGGCATGCAAAATATCCGCAACAGCGGTGGAATTATCATCAAACTCGGGCATGCGATAACTTCTTTCAAACCACAAAGGAGGCACAAGAATCACGCTCGATTCTTCTGCCTCCACATAGTAGCTGACAATGATGTAATTAGCCGCCCTTGACCACCGTGACCTGCCAGCCAGCATCCCCCGAGCGATGGAAATCACGAATCTCATGGCCCTCATCAGCCGCCCACTGCGGAATGGATTCGGTGGCCTGGGTGCAGTCGAAGTCAATAACCAGTGCCTCGCCAGTCTCCAGCTCCGCCATGACCTGCTTGGCCTCGATCAACGGGAACGGGCACACCGCGCCGAGGGTATCGAGCGCATAGCGCCCGCCGCCCAGCGCGCGGGCCTTGTCCTTCGCCTGCGGCTTAGTCTTGAGCGCTACCGCCCCGGTGGCAGTGGCAAAGCTCGGCAGCACCTTATCCTCGGCGGAGACCACCGAGTTATCCACGGATTCCTCGGTGGAGTAGGTCTGCGGCTGCTGCGGCTCACTCTT
The nucleotide sequence above comes from Corynebacterium tuberculostearicum. Encoded proteins:
- a CDS encoding FUSC family protein — translated: MATQLDYPIPQRPSTTQLLTAFNSASVRWPSALRAGLAILIPGAIALLTGHDYAILLISTGAFTVIFGEGHPYRTRPRVMLTAGTALITVAAVGVLVGHLIFAPGHGHWWLLLAGLYTTALAAVCGFAQNALRLPPPGTFFLVMVGGGSVMLARTDVTVGQLLFWALTGMIASLVLGMAPALIDSHGPERRAVTALEKAAAAFKDDRDDSLARHHQAQTALFAAWQALSDAHIIRGGRIIDSQGAHLVERTLAAQHTIVAHNRALDLGADSDQLTDNVTDVDPDRTAIPHTRPTGRYRLYRAAVRDSHAMVTTQKIVLSAAITVLVGLTLGFDRPDWGVVSAFLMLQWGPDHVPGTVRGIHRMLGSVVGVLLFSILHYFGIQGWTLLLALAACQFCAEIFVAKNYAICVIFSTPLALLMGNSATRPLWPTIQARCGEIILSILIATAVLWLWQRSAPVRNQARLQVRAMESMATLLGLLFVNTPDAVLSARRDLQYELLSERRAIQSLAVDNPDAVRRFWARHIAVQHAGYFLLDFCTTHPDRTATRAELDSLVREIRTARAA
- the thpR gene encoding RNA 2',3'-cyclic phosphodiesterase — protein: MIRVFAALLPSAAAREHLVHTLRPIHAATTNELRWTDPDNWHMTMAFYGDQPNDAAAVREHLAHAVAGRAALDVHLSGAGSFEQRTLWVGVGGQARGVRELMAQCQLADVPFNHHRPHLTVARAGRRTREPWALADYVRALSVYRGPEFRADRVCLMQSHLGEGRGGGPRYEVIEEYSLF